The following proteins come from a genomic window of Phnomibacter ginsenosidimutans:
- the hisB gene encoding bifunctional histidinol-phosphatase/imidazoleglycerol-phosphate dehydratase HisB gives MAKRILFIDRDGTLINEAPPTYQLDSFEKLTFYPDMFTYLRKIAEELDYKLVMVTNQDGLGTDAFPEDTFWPVQNFVMKSLENENIHFDAVHIDRSFPHENKPTRKPATGMLTEYLNAELYDIEDSFVIGDRITDVQLAKNLGCKAIWMNADPNLGLNDTNMNVAELRETTVALEDISWKRIYEFLKLGLRVVSHQRNTNETKISIDLNLDGTGKANVHTGLGFFDHMLDQIARHGNIDLTVKVDGDLHIDEHHTIEDTGIALGEAFAKGLADKRGMERYGFCLPMDDCEAQVSIDFGGRNWIVWEAEFKREKIGEMPTEMFFHFFKSFSDASKSNLIIRATGTNEHHKIEGIFKAFAKAIKMAVKRDASKLFLPSTKGVL, from the coding sequence ATGGCTAAGCGAATTTTATTTATTGATAGGGATGGTACATTGATTAACGAAGCGCCACCAACGTATCAACTGGATAGTTTTGAGAAACTGACTTTCTATCCCGACATGTTTACCTATCTGCGCAAAATTGCAGAGGAGTTGGACTATAAGTTGGTGATGGTGACCAATCAGGATGGTTTGGGTACGGATGCTTTTCCGGAAGATACTTTCTGGCCCGTGCAAAACTTTGTGATGAAGAGCCTCGAAAATGAAAACATTCATTTTGATGCGGTACACATTGACCGGAGTTTTCCGCATGAAAACAAACCTACCCGCAAGCCGGCAACGGGTATGTTGACTGAATACCTGAATGCCGAATTGTATGATATCGAGGATTCATTTGTGATAGGCGATCGCATCACCGATGTGCAACTGGCCAAGAACCTTGGTTGCAAAGCCATTTGGATGAATGCGGATCCGAATCTTGGCTTGAATGATACCAACATGAACGTGGCGGAGTTGCGGGAAACAACCGTTGCGCTGGAAGACATTTCATGGAAGCGCATTTATGAATTTCTGAAGCTGGGTTTGCGGGTGGTGTCACATCAGCGCAATACCAACGAAACCAAAATTTCCATTGACCTCAATCTTGATGGTACTGGCAAAGCCAATGTACACACTGGTTTGGGCTTCTTTGATCACATGCTTGATCAGATTGCCCGACATGGCAATATTGATTTAACGGTGAAAGTGGACGGCGATTTGCACATTGATGAACACCACACCATTGAAGATACGGGCATTGCTTTGGGCGAAGCTTTTGCCAAAGGCTTGGCGGATAAACGAGGCATGGAGCGTTATGGTTTTTGCCTGCCCATGGACGATTGCGAAGCACAGGTGAGCATCGACTTTGGTGGCCGCAACTGGATTGTTTGGGAAGCTGAATTCAAACGGGAGAAAATTGGAGAAATGCCTACAGAAATGTTTTTCCATTTCTTCAAATCCTTCAGCGATGCCAGCAAAAGCAATCTGATTATTCGTGCAACCGGCACCAACGAACACCACAAGATTGAAGGTATTTTTAAAGCCTTTGCCAAAGCCATTAAAATGGCAGTAAAGCGGGATGCTTCGAAATTATTTCTGCCATCTACTAAAGGGGTTTTGTAG
- the hisC gene encoding histidinol-phosphate transaminase, translating into MFDINNLVRENIKKLTPYSSARDEFKGEAKVYLDANENSLGSPLMKWYNRYPDPLQWKVKEKLSEIKTVPPQNMFLGNGSDECIDLLYRAFCNPGKDNVIICPPTYGMYEVSANINDIEVRKAPLLDDFQLNLAHIEQLADANTKIIWICSPNNPTGNSLNREDIETVLNNFNGLVVVDEAYINFSRQRSFLKELTEYPNLVVMQTLSKAWGLAGLRLGMMFASEAIINIINKVKPPYNIGQHTQEIVLQALENTDQVNDMIMMIVDMRYALEEVFNQMPIVEKIYPSDANFLLVKMQNADEVYNYLLNEGIVVRNRSKVTLCEGGLRITVGTEQENTALVDALGSYIGQLKFEKATNNG; encoded by the coding sequence ATGTTCGATATCAACAATCTCGTAAGAGAAAACATTAAAAAGCTAACGCCTTATTCTTCCGCCAGAGATGAATTCAAAGGCGAAGCGAAAGTGTATCTCGATGCCAACGAAAACAGCCTCGGCTCGCCACTTATGAAGTGGTACAACCGCTACCCCGATCCTTTGCAGTGGAAGGTGAAGGAGAAGTTGAGTGAGATTAAAACAGTGCCGCCGCAAAACATGTTTTTGGGCAATGGTAGCGATGAGTGTATCGACTTGTTGTATCGGGCGTTTTGCAATCCCGGCAAAGACAACGTCATCATTTGTCCGCCAACCTATGGCATGTATGAAGTGAGTGCCAATATCAACGATATTGAAGTACGCAAAGCACCACTGCTCGATGACTTTCAACTTAACCTGGCACATATCGAACAACTGGCGGATGCCAACACGAAAATCATCTGGATTTGTTCGCCCAACAATCCTACGGGCAACAGCCTCAACCGCGAAGACATCGAAACGGTACTCAACAATTTCAACGGTTTGGTAGTGGTGGATGAAGCCTACATCAATTTTTCACGGCAGCGTTCTTTCTTGAAAGAACTCACAGAGTATCCAAATTTGGTAGTGATGCAAACCCTTAGTAAAGCATGGGGGTTAGCTGGCTTGCGTTTGGGAATGATGTTTGCGAGTGAAGCCATCATCAACATCATCAACAAAGTAAAACCGCCGTACAACATCGGGCAGCACACACAAGAAATTGTGTTGCAGGCATTGGAGAATACCGATCAGGTAAACGACATGATTATGATGATTGTGGACATGCGGTATGCTTTGGAAGAAGTGTTTAATCAAATGCCGATTGTAGAAAAAATATATCCCAGCGATGCCAACTTTTTGCTAGTGAAAATGCAAAATGCCGATGAGGTGTACAACTACCTGTTGAACGAAGGCATTGTGGTACGCAACCGCAGCAAGGTTACTTTGTGCGAAGGTGGCTTGCGCATTACTGTAGGCACCGAACAAGAAAACACAGCATTGGTAGATGCGCTGGGTAGTTACATTGGTCAACTCAAATTTGAAAAAGCAACCAACAATGGCTAA
- the hisG gene encoding ATP phosphoribosyltransferase encodes MKLKIAIQKSGRLYEDSIKLLKDCGIDVRNGMNKLKAEAENFPLEVFFLRDDDIPQYVADKVADIGIVGENVLYEKQKAVTVVEKLGFSKCRLAVGVGKDENYTGAQYLQGKTIATSYPVLVRKFLDDNNINAEIHEISGSVEIAPGIGLSDAIVDLVSSGSTLFMNGLKETETILKSEAVLVRNNELSEEKLAILSSLVFRMQAVKKAKNNKYILLNAPNDRLQEIIALLPGMKSPTVLPLAESGWSSVHSVLNENDFWNIIEQLKERGAQGILVIPIEKMIV; translated from the coding sequence ATGAAACTCAAAATAGCCATTCAGAAATCCGGCCGCCTCTACGAAGACAGCATCAAGCTCCTGAAAGATTGCGGCATCGACGTTCGCAACGGCATGAACAAGCTCAAAGCCGAAGCCGAAAACTTTCCCCTCGAAGTATTCTTCCTCCGCGATGATGATATTCCACAGTACGTAGCCGACAAAGTAGCCGACATTGGTATTGTAGGCGAAAACGTACTCTACGAAAAGCAGAAAGCGGTGACCGTTGTAGAAAAACTCGGCTTTAGCAAATGCCGCCTGGCCGTGGGTGTGGGCAAAGACGAAAACTACACCGGTGCACAATATTTGCAAGGCAAAACCATTGCCACCAGTTACCCTGTACTGGTACGTAAGTTTTTAGACGACAACAACATCAACGCCGAAATACATGAAATCAGCGGCAGCGTTGAAATTGCTCCCGGCATTGGCCTCAGCGATGCCATTGTAGATTTGGTAAGCAGCGGCAGCACTTTGTTCATGAATGGCTTGAAGGAAACCGAAACCATTCTCAAAAGCGAAGCCGTACTGGTGCGCAACAATGAGTTGAGCGAAGAAAAACTGGCTATCCTCAGCAGCCTGGTGTTTCGCATGCAGGCAGTAAAAAAGGCCAAGAACAACAAATACATTTTGCTTAATGCACCCAACGATCGCCTGCAGGAAATCATTGCTTTGCTGCCCGGCATGAAAAGCCCCACTGTATTGCCACTGGCCGAAAGCGGCTGGAGCAGCGTACACAGTGTGCTGAATGAAAATGATTTCTGGAACATCATTGAACAACTGAAAGAACGTGGTGCACAAGGCATACTGGTGATACCGATTGAGAAAATGATTGTCTAG
- a CDS encoding RapZ C-terminal domain-containing protein yields MNKTIDTIETLAAQACGHVPERIELLPQSGSDRRYFRIYDEGKTLIGTYNLNIKENDTFIYFSRHFSEKGLPVPAIVAVNEKGTAYIQTDLGNDSLLNKLEAHGYNDYVKSLFAESLTQLARLQVKGHEGLDYNRCITAKEFGKQAILSDLLYFKYYFLDALQQPYDKQAMIDDFDALATYLTHTEYKFFMFRDFQSRNIIINNDQPYFIDYQGGMKGAPQYDAASMIWQARADLPDDWKQDLLLHYMTSLEEVLGHPIDRNIFVAQYYGYVLIRLLQVLGAYGFRGLFERKAQFLSSIPQALRNLKWFITNRPLAIHVPEFKRMLNLVVDDAVIARFDPPKADENTPLVVEVNSFSFKKNGYPKDDSDNGGGFVFDMRGILNPGRIDEYKTLTGKDKEVMDYLEQKTRMPEFLNSVWDMVDISVEDYLQRGFSKLMVNFGCTGGQHRSVYAAEQTARHLRNKYKVKTVVTHINSEHWVK; encoded by the coding sequence ATGAACAAAACCATTGATACCATAGAAACGCTGGCGGCACAAGCCTGTGGCCATGTACCAGAACGCATTGAACTATTGCCCCAAAGTGGTAGCGACAGACGCTATTTCCGGATTTATGATGAAGGAAAAACGCTGATTGGCACGTATAACCTCAACATAAAAGAGAACGACACTTTCATTTATTTCAGCCGGCACTTTTCGGAGAAAGGCCTGCCCGTACCCGCTATTGTAGCTGTAAATGAAAAAGGCACGGCCTACATTCAAACCGACCTGGGCAACGACAGCCTGCTGAACAAACTGGAAGCCCACGGCTACAATGACTATGTAAAAAGCTTGTTTGCTGAAAGCCTCACCCAGCTGGCCCGCCTGCAAGTGAAGGGCCATGAAGGCCTCGATTACAACCGCTGCATTACGGCGAAAGAGTTTGGCAAGCAGGCCATTTTGAGCGACCTGCTGTATTTTAAATATTACTTTCTGGATGCCTTGCAGCAACCCTACGACAAGCAGGCCATGATTGATGATTTTGATGCACTGGCTACTTACCTGACGCATACGGAATACAAGTTTTTTATGTTCCGCGATTTTCAGAGCCGCAACATCATCATCAACAACGACCAGCCCTACTTCATCGATTATCAGGGTGGCATGAAAGGTGCTCCGCAATACGATGCTGCCAGTATGATTTGGCAGGCCCGTGCCGACCTGCCAGATGACTGGAAGCAAGACTTGCTGCTGCATTACATGACCTCTTTGGAAGAAGTACTGGGCCACCCTATTGACCGTAACATTTTTGTGGCACAGTACTATGGCTATGTGCTCATTCGCTTATTGCAAGTGTTGGGTGCGTATGGCTTCCGTGGTTTGTTTGAAAGAAAGGCGCAGTTTTTGAGCAGCATACCACAAGCATTGCGCAACCTGAAATGGTTTATCACAAACCGTCCGCTGGCAATACATGTGCCCGAGTTTAAACGCATGCTCAATCTGGTGGTAGATGATGCCGTGATTGCCCGTTTTGATCCGCCGAAGGCTGATGAAAACACGCCGCTGGTGGTGGAAGTCAACAGCTTTAGCTTTAAGAAAAATGGCTACCCCAAAGATGACAGCGATAACGGTGGTGGATTTGTGTTTGACATGCGGGGCATACTCAACCCCGGCCGCATAGACGAATACAAAACCCTGACGGGTAAAGACAAAGAAGTGATGGACTATCTGGAACAGAAAACCCGCATGCCGGAGTTTTTGAATAGTGTGTGGGATATGGTAGACATCAGCGTGGAAGATTATTTGCAACGCGGTTTTAGCAAACTGATGGTAAACTTTGGTTGCACGGGTGGCCAGCACCGCAGTGTGTATGCCGCCGAGCAAACCGCCCGCCACCTGCGCAATAAGTACAAGGTGAAAACAGTAGTAACGCACATTAATAGTGAGCATTGGGTGAAGTAG
- a CDS encoding nucleotidyltransferase family protein: MIAMILAAGLGTRLKPWTDAHPKALAVVNGKPVLQRNIEYLQQAGIQKVVVNVHHFADQIMAAVQANNGWGAEVLISDETDEVLETGGGIRKAVPLFGDATDVLVMNADILTDMNLQAFMQAHASNKADATLAVSNRSSSRCFLFDLQHQLVGWRNKNTGETKLPVATDAPVEKSFSGIHIINESIFRHMPFEGKFSMVDVYLQLCATHRIQSFDHSGSKFIDIGTMEKLAQAAEMFI; encoded by the coding sequence ATGATAGCCATGATACTCGCCGCCGGCCTCGGCACAAGATTGAAACCGTGGACAGATGCGCATCCTAAAGCGCTGGCAGTGGTGAATGGCAAGCCGGTGCTGCAGCGCAATATTGAATACCTGCAACAAGCGGGCATACAAAAAGTGGTGGTAAACGTTCATCATTTTGCGGATCAAATTATGGCTGCAGTGCAAGCAAACAATGGCTGGGGCGCCGAAGTGCTGATAAGCGATGAAACGGATGAAGTGCTGGAAACTGGCGGCGGCATTCGCAAAGCGGTGCCCTTGTTTGGCGATGCTACAGATGTGCTGGTAATGAATGCCGACATCCTCACAGATATGAACCTGCAGGCATTTATGCAGGCACATGCCAGCAACAAAGCCGATGCTACACTGGCAGTGAGCAATCGTTCTTCCTCCCGTTGTTTTTTGTTTGATCTGCAGCACCAACTGGTGGGCTGGCGCAATAAAAACACTGGTGAAACCAAACTGCCTGTTGCTACGGATGCTCCTGTTGAAAAATCTTTCAGCGGCATCCACATCATCAATGAAAGTATATTCCGGCACATGCCTTTTGAAGGTAAGTTTTCGATGGTGGATGTGTACCTGCAACTGTGTGCTACGCACCGTATACAATCGTTTGATCACAGTGGCAGCAAGTTCATTGATATCGGCACGATGGAAAAACTGGCACAAGCGGCGGAAATGTTTATTTAA
- a CDS encoding cation:proton antiporter yields the protein MQTEQVLMILCGVIVISYLFSIVSRKLRVPSVLLLMFSGIIGRYFTDKYQLTVELPRLVVEGLGVVGLIMIVLEAGLDLKLTRDKLPLIRKSFFSASVIFFASAALITGILVYWLEESLIQCIVYAIPMSIISSAIVIPSLHHLTNAKKEFLVYEASFSDIVGIIVFNYFVAEEILTWASAGIFVGGIVGSVVLSIAFSVLLFLIMTNTKLNIKFFLIISLLILLYASGKLLHLPSLLIILVFGLMIEQLEPGETASIFRHLQQKTSTRNS from the coding sequence ATGCAAACAGAACAGGTATTAATGATATTATGCGGGGTAATTGTGATTTCGTATTTGTTTTCCATCGTGAGTAGAAAACTGCGGGTGCCTTCAGTGCTGCTGCTGATGTTTTCAGGTATTATTGGCCGTTACTTCACCGATAAATATCAACTCACTGTTGAGCTTCCACGACTGGTAGTAGAAGGACTTGGCGTGGTAGGTCTCATTATGATTGTACTGGAAGCCGGGCTTGATTTGAAATTGACCAGAGATAAGTTGCCGTTAATACGCAAATCGTTTTTCTCTGCGAGTGTTATCTTCTTTGCTTCAGCTGCATTGATAACGGGCATATTGGTGTATTGGTTAGAAGAATCGTTGATTCAGTGCATCGTGTATGCCATCCCCATGTCCATTATCAGCTCCGCCATTGTTATTCCGAGTTTGCATCACCTGACCAATGCCAAAAAAGAATTTTTGGTGTATGAGGCGTCGTTCTCCGACATCGTTGGCATCATCGTATTCAACTATTTTGTTGCAGAAGAAATTCTCACCTGGGCGTCTGCAGGCATCTTTGTCGGGGGCATTGTTGGTTCTGTTGTTTTATCCATTGCATTTTCGGTGTTGCTGTTTCTCATCATGACCAACACTAAACTCAACATTAAATTTTTTCTGATTATTTCATTGTTGATTTTGCTGTACGCCAGTGGCAAATTATTACACCTCCCCTCGTTGTTGATTATACTTGTTTTCGGCTTAATGATCGAACAACTGGAACCTGGTGAAACTGCCAGCATTTTTAGGCACTTACAGCAAAAAACAAGTACACGAAATTCATGA